The Mercurialis annua linkage group LG2, ddMerAnnu1.2, whole genome shotgun sequence genome contains a region encoding:
- the LOC126667334 gene encoding pectinesterase 3-like isoform X1, with amino-acid sequence MEMWEQTLYELEQAPDDPEMARKHFSLVSNEKKQEFTPNHIINMACTRTLYPSLCFNTLSSIQIPKNSATFGHILEFTINETEKSVATARKHVTGLLGFQDLISQEKIALKDCLEMLDQTRYELEQAPDDLHAFYASNLKTLLSAAMTDQHTCIDGFSDFKNQKDLKSKIQDLFTPITGMIGNCLPIITYMESVTDEDIKTVQERKKLVKWFPRSRFYPRMGSNIRPNIVVARDGSGNCSLIGEAIKMAPNGSRHRFVIKIKAGVYNETENVPREKTNIMLIGDGMSKTIITGSKNFVDGFSTFDSATLTVAGDRFLARDLTIINTSGPYKFQAVAARVTSNSAFYRCNFSSYQDTLFAHSLRQFYRECTIQGMIVVALDGSGNCSLIGEAIEMAPNGSRHRFVIKAGVYDETVNVPREKTNIMLIGDGMSRTVITGSKKFLDGFSTFVSATLTAAGDRFLARDLTNMDTCNYISYQDTLFAHIMLIGDGMSRTVITGSKSFVDGFPTFDSATLTVAGDRFLARDLAIINTSGPNKYQAVAARVTSNSAFYRCNFNSYQYTPNGSSVIKIKAVLMLIGDVISRTIIDSATLRATQCSVNDPPIDLNDFWEWALIDIQPELEQDAPIQPENNQANDENGDGYGSDSDLSDAPSSGSLVEVLVETAAFTDEAYELVASFRVMDFANLTEINQFVEGRVNAYTDVKGLPPIETVEYVDNADHELVMETLTLEEIASRLKWVWVELIGG; translated from the exons ATGGAGATGTGGGAGCaaaccctgtacgaactggaaCAAGCGCCTGATGATCCAGAGATGGCAAGAAAACATTTCTCTCTTGTTTCCaatgaaaaaaaacaagaatttaCTCCAAATCATATCATCAACATGGCCTGTACCAGAACTTTATACCCTTCTTTATGCTTCAATACTCTATCTTCCATTCAAATTCCCAAGAATTCTGCAACTTTTGGCCACATTCTTGAATTTACAATCAATGAAACTGAGAAATCTGTAGCCACCGCAAGAAAACATGTTACGGGTCTTCTTGGTTTTCAAGATTTGATTTCTCAAGAAAAGATTGCGTTAAAAGATTGTTTGGAGATGTTGGATCAAACCCGTTACGAACTCGAACAAGCACCTGATGATCTTCATGCATTTTATGCATCTAATCTCAAGACTCTGCTAAGTGCAGCAATGACTGATCAGCATACTTGCATTGACGGGTTCTCTGATTTCAAGAATCAGAAAGATTTGAAGTCCAAGATTCAAGACTTGTTTACTCCGATCACTGGTATGATTGGTAATTGTTTGCCAATCATCACATATATGGAGAGTGTAACTGATGAGGATATAAAAACTGTTCAAGAACGGAAGAAGTTGGTTAAGTGGTTTCCAAGAAGCAGGTTTTACCCACGGATGGGTTCTAATATTAGGCCTAACATTGTTGTTGCTAGAGATGGGAGTGGTAATTGTAGCTTGATTGGCGAGGCTATAAAGATGGCACCAAATGGAAGCAGGCATAGATTTGTGATCAAGATCAAGGCGGGAGTGTATAATGAGACGGAAAATGTACCTAGAGAAAAGACTAATATCATGCTGATTGGAGATGGGATGAGCAAAACCATAATCACAGGGTCTAAAAACTTTGTTGATGGGTTTTCAACTTTTGATTCTGCTACTTTAA CTGTGGCAGGTGACAGATTCCTAGCCAGAGACTTAACAATCATCAATACATCCGGGCCATATAAATTTCAAGCAGTAGCTGCAAGGGTTACCTCTAACTCCGCATTTTACCGCTGCAACTTCAGTTCATATCAGGACACACTTTTCGCTCACTCCCTTCGCCAATTCTACCGCGAATGCACAATCCAAGGCATGATTGTTGTTGCTTTGGATGGGAGTGGTAATTGTAGCTTGATTGGTGAGGCTATAGAGATGGCACCAAATGGAAGCAGGCACAGATTTGTGATCAAGGCGGGAGTGTATGATGAGACGGTGAATGTACCTAGAGAGAAGACTAATATCATGCTGATTGGAGATGGGATGAGCAGAACCGTAATCACAGGGTCTAAAAAATTCCTTGATGGGTTTTCAACTTTTGTTTCTGCTACATTAA CTGCGGCAGGCGATAGATTCCTAGCCAGGGACTTAACAAACATGGATACCTGCAACTACATTTCATATCAGGATACACTTTTCGCTCATATCATGCTGATTGGAGATGGGATGAGTAGAACGGTAATCACAGGGTCTAAAAGCTTTGTTGATGGGTTTCCAACTTTTGATTCTGCTACCTTGA CAGTGGCAGGTGACAGATTCCTAGCCAGGGACTTAGCAATTATCAATACATCCGGACCGAACAAATATCAAGCAGTAGCTGCAAGAGTTACCTCTAACTCTGCATTTTATCGCTGCAACTTCAATTCATATCAGTATACACCAAATGGAAGCAGTGTGATCAAGATCAAGGCAGTACTAATGCTGATTGGAGATGTGATTAGCAGAACAATAATTGACTCTGCTACCTTAA GGGCTACACAGTGCAGTGTCAATGATCCCCCCATTGATTTAAATGACTTTTGGGAATGGGCACTAATTGATATACAACCTGAACTAGAGCAAGATGCTCCAATCCAGCCTGAAAACAACCAAGCAAATGATGAAAATGGAGATGGTTATGGTTCcgatagcgatttaagtgacgCCCCCTCAAGCGGATCATTAGTTGAAGTACTAGTCGAAACAGCGGCATTCACCGATGAGGCATATGAGCTAGTAGCATCTTTTCGCGTGATGGATTTTGCTAATCTCACAGAGATTAATCAATTTGTAGAAGGAAGGGTAAACGCTTACACAGATGTGAAAGGATTACCACCAATAGAGACAGTTGAATATGTAGATAATGCAGATCATGAATTAGTTATGGAAACACTTACCTTGGAGGAAATTGCGTCGAGATTAAAATGGGTTTGGGTGGAACTCATTGGTGGCTAA
- the LOC126667334 gene encoding pectinesterase 3-like isoform X2 has translation MEMWEQTLYELEQAPDDPEMARKHFSLVSNEKKQEFTPNHIINMACTRTLYPSLCFNTLSSIQIPKNSATFGHILEFTINETEKSVATARKHVTGLLGFQDLISQEKIALKDCLEMLDQTRYELEQAPDDLHAFYASNLKTLLSAAMTDQHTCIDGFSDFKNQKDLKSKIQDLFTPITGMIGNCLPIITYMESVTDEDIKTVQERKKLVKWFPRSRFYPRMGSNIRPNIVVARDGSGNCSLIGEAIKMAPNGSRHRFVIKIKAGVYNETENVPREKTNIMLIGDGMSKTIITGSKNFVDGFSTFDSATLTVAGDRFLARDLTIINTSGPYKFQAVAARVTSNSAFYRCNFSSYQDTLFAHSLRQFYRECTIQGMIVVALDGSGNCSLIGEAIEMAPNGSRHRFVIKAGVYDETVNVPREKTNIMLIGDGMSRTVITGSKKFLDGFSTFVSATLTAAGDRFLARDLTNMDTCNYISYQDTLFAHIMLIGDGMSRTVITGSKSFVDGFPTFDSATLMAGDRFLARDLAIINTSGPNKYQAVAARVTSNSAFYRCNFNSYQYTPNGSSVIKIKAVLMLIGDVISRTIIDSATLRATQCSVNDPPIDLNDFWEWALIDIQPELEQDAPIQPENNQANDENGDGYGSDSDLSDAPSSGSLVEVLVETAAFTDEAYELVASFRVMDFANLTEINQFVEGRVNAYTDVKGLPPIETVEYVDNADHELVMETLTLEEIASRLKWVWVELIGG, from the exons ATGGAGATGTGGGAGCaaaccctgtacgaactggaaCAAGCGCCTGATGATCCAGAGATGGCAAGAAAACATTTCTCTCTTGTTTCCaatgaaaaaaaacaagaatttaCTCCAAATCATATCATCAACATGGCCTGTACCAGAACTTTATACCCTTCTTTATGCTTCAATACTCTATCTTCCATTCAAATTCCCAAGAATTCTGCAACTTTTGGCCACATTCTTGAATTTACAATCAATGAAACTGAGAAATCTGTAGCCACCGCAAGAAAACATGTTACGGGTCTTCTTGGTTTTCAAGATTTGATTTCTCAAGAAAAGATTGCGTTAAAAGATTGTTTGGAGATGTTGGATCAAACCCGTTACGAACTCGAACAAGCACCTGATGATCTTCATGCATTTTATGCATCTAATCTCAAGACTCTGCTAAGTGCAGCAATGACTGATCAGCATACTTGCATTGACGGGTTCTCTGATTTCAAGAATCAGAAAGATTTGAAGTCCAAGATTCAAGACTTGTTTACTCCGATCACTGGTATGATTGGTAATTGTTTGCCAATCATCACATATATGGAGAGTGTAACTGATGAGGATATAAAAACTGTTCAAGAACGGAAGAAGTTGGTTAAGTGGTTTCCAAGAAGCAGGTTTTACCCACGGATGGGTTCTAATATTAGGCCTAACATTGTTGTTGCTAGAGATGGGAGTGGTAATTGTAGCTTGATTGGCGAGGCTATAAAGATGGCACCAAATGGAAGCAGGCATAGATTTGTGATCAAGATCAAGGCGGGAGTGTATAATGAGACGGAAAATGTACCTAGAGAAAAGACTAATATCATGCTGATTGGAGATGGGATGAGCAAAACCATAATCACAGGGTCTAAAAACTTTGTTGATGGGTTTTCAACTTTTGATTCTGCTACTTTAA CTGTGGCAGGTGACAGATTCCTAGCCAGAGACTTAACAATCATCAATACATCCGGGCCATATAAATTTCAAGCAGTAGCTGCAAGGGTTACCTCTAACTCCGCATTTTACCGCTGCAACTTCAGTTCATATCAGGACACACTTTTCGCTCACTCCCTTCGCCAATTCTACCGCGAATGCACAATCCAAGGCATGATTGTTGTTGCTTTGGATGGGAGTGGTAATTGTAGCTTGATTGGTGAGGCTATAGAGATGGCACCAAATGGAAGCAGGCACAGATTTGTGATCAAGGCGGGAGTGTATGATGAGACGGTGAATGTACCTAGAGAGAAGACTAATATCATGCTGATTGGAGATGGGATGAGCAGAACCGTAATCACAGGGTCTAAAAAATTCCTTGATGGGTTTTCAACTTTTGTTTCTGCTACATTAA CTGCGGCAGGCGATAGATTCCTAGCCAGGGACTTAACAAACATGGATACCTGCAACTACATTTCATATCAGGATACACTTTTCGCTCATATCATGCTGATTGGAGATGGGATGAGTAGAACGGTAATCACAGGGTCTAAAAGCTTTGTTGATGGGTTTCCAACTTTTGATTCTGCTACCTTGA TGGCAGGTGACAGATTCCTAGCCAGGGACTTAGCAATTATCAATACATCCGGACCGAACAAATATCAAGCAGTAGCTGCAAGAGTTACCTCTAACTCTGCATTTTATCGCTGCAACTTCAATTCATATCAGTATACACCAAATGGAAGCAGTGTGATCAAGATCAAGGCAGTACTAATGCTGATTGGAGATGTGATTAGCAGAACAATAATTGACTCTGCTACCTTAA GGGCTACACAGTGCAGTGTCAATGATCCCCCCATTGATTTAAATGACTTTTGGGAATGGGCACTAATTGATATACAACCTGAACTAGAGCAAGATGCTCCAATCCAGCCTGAAAACAACCAAGCAAATGATGAAAATGGAGATGGTTATGGTTCcgatagcgatttaagtgacgCCCCCTCAAGCGGATCATTAGTTGAAGTACTAGTCGAAACAGCGGCATTCACCGATGAGGCATATGAGCTAGTAGCATCTTTTCGCGTGATGGATTTTGCTAATCTCACAGAGATTAATCAATTTGTAGAAGGAAGGGTAAACGCTTACACAGATGTGAAAGGATTACCACCAATAGAGACAGTTGAATATGTAGATAATGCAGATCATGAATTAGTTATGGAAACACTTACCTTGGAGGAAATTGCGTCGAGATTAAAATGGGTTTGGGTGGAACTCATTGGTGGCTAA
- the LOC126667340 gene encoding uncharacterized protein LOC126667340, which translates to MDSEEASRMSSTTCITDLTDDSLSEILNRITCKSTFVCKSVCKRWFNLISNPDFVSGFIAHQNRHQPPPPELLFGSFGNLTPQAQPDCLQAKPSLSFLPCFDHEKPDNVQIVGSCNDLCLCLDVEKLICYICNPFTNHFAELPPLPSRPLLAGFTCQPYYCSAGAINSEFKFEVVAVFDYGPILSRPHLKQAFLAKYFTSESKQWSDAVTGFIAADVIVNESSLISPAVPHRNKMYWLVKNGIFYYSAYRRRCFRFLPKRTTWMHLGLGRDSLRLFKVYKTRMIIKEIYTLRKFSIIQVDLRNMNMPNDLRNRSITQGKFIGKVIGVSPNDPDTIYLNMDKCSVVSCNLRTDTWNKYDCDTSNLGIHNVVVLPVPYWPTPILSFPSHN; encoded by the exons ATGGATTCAG aggAAGCATCAAGAATGAGCAGTACAACATGTATTACCGATCTCACGGATGATAGTTTATCAGAAATCCTTAATCGAATTACTTGCAAGTCTACTTTCGTCTGCAAGTCAGTGTGCAAACGGTGGTTCAATCTTATTTCAAATCCTGATTTTGTCAGTGGCTTCATAGCTCACCAAAACCGCCACCAACCACCACCACCGGAGTTACTGTTCGGCAGCTTTGGGAATTTAACTCCCCAGGCCCAACCTGATTGTTTGCAGGCTAAGCCTTCCCTTAGTTTCTTGCCGTGTTTCGATCACGAGAAACCTGACAATGTTCAAATTGTGGGTTCCTGCAATGATTTATGCTTATGCCTTGATGTGGAGAAGTTGATATGTTATATTTGCAATCCTTTTACAAACCACTTTGCTGAACTCCCTCCTCTTCCTTCCAGACCGTTACTTGCCGGTTTCACATGTCAGCCTTACTATTGCTCTGCTGGTGCTATTAATTCCGAGTTTAAGTTTGAGGTGGTTGCTGTTTTTGATTACGGTCCAATTCTAAGTCGTCCTCACCTTAAACAAGCATTTCTCGCCAAATATTTTACATCGGAAAGCAAACAATGGTCCGATGCTGTTACGGGATTTATAGCAGCGGATGTGATAGTGAACGAGTCTTCGCTCATCTCTCCTGCTGTTCCTCACCGCAATAAAATGTACTGGCTCGTCAAAAATGGGATATTCTACTATTCAGCCTACAGGCGCAGGTGCTTTCGTTTTTTACCTAAAAGAACAACTTGGATGCACCTTGGTCTAGGTCGCGACTCATTGCGTTTATTTAAAGTCTACAAAACTCGGATGATAATTAAGGAAATTTATACTCTCAGAAAGTTTTCAATTATCCAAGTCGATTTAAGGAATATGAATATGCCTAATGATCTAAGGAATAGATCCATTACGCAAGGCAAATTTATTGGAAAGGTGATAGGCGTCTCTCCTAATGATCCGGACACTATCTATTTGAATATGGATAAGTGTTCTGTAGTTTCGTGCAATTTAAGAACCGATACTTGGAACAAGTATGATTGCGACACATCCAATCTCGGCATACACAATGTCGTTGTGCTTCCGGTTCCATATTGGCCAACTCCAATTCTTTCATTCCCATCTCATAATTAG